The Trinickia caryophylli genomic sequence GCCCCATGAGTGGCAACAGCCGGCGGTGCTTATGGCTGCAGCAGCGCTTCCTGATGCGCCTTCGCGAGTTCCGCCATGCTGTTGAACCGGAAATTGACCGCCGGCTGTTCGCCCGGGTTCATCGTTGCGCCGAACCCCTCTTGCGAGTGGCGACGATAGATCCAGCACGATGCAAGGCCGAACGCATTCGCGGGCCTGTGGTCGTGAAAAAGGCTTTCCGCCGTGTGAAGGATGCGCTCCTTCCTGATACCGCGGGCACCCAGTTTATCGAGCATGTACTCGAAGTTGCGCGGCGACGGCTTGTACGCACCCACGTCTTCGGCTGTGATGATCGCGTCGAATTCGACCCGAAGCTTGGCATTGCTGTAGGTAAAGCTCTCGTTGTCGATGTTCGAGAGAATCACGAGCCTGTAGTGCTGCTTCAGATACTGAAGCGCGGCCGCCGAGTCGTCGAATGCGGGCCAGTTGCGAATCGACCGCCCGTATGCCACGCACTCCTCATGCGTGAAAGGCACGCCCCATTCCTCCGCCACGCGTTTGTAGACGATCGGCAGCAGTTCCTGGTACCGCTTGCCCGGCGTATACAACTGCTGCGAGGATTCATGGCGAGCATGAGCCTCGAGCACCTGATCGCGCGAGAGCGGCGTTTTCACGCGATCGAGCAGCGGTCGCAACCCCTCGAAGATGCCCGATTCCCAGTCGATCAGCGTGCCATAGCAGTCGAACGTCAGCGTATCGAAGTCGGTCAATTTCACGGAAGCTTCTCCTGTTGGTTGGTGAGCGAGAATAGTCTATTGCGCCTGCCCGGCAACCATGACTCATCTTGCGTCGCACATCGGCAACGGCTGCGGCGAAGAGGAGCCCGATCCGCAGAATCTGCCGCAGCGATCGACTGAAATCGACAGTCGTGCACGTGTATGGGCTCTCGACGCTGGGCCAGGCGAGCGACGTCCCGCCGCCCCCAGGCCTTGCCCGAGCGGACACCGCGTCGAACCGGTCACCCGCAAACGCCCCAACAGCCGAGAGCCTGACCAAGGGGGGCCGTCCAGGCAGGACGCCATTACTGCCCGGGCGACCGCCCAGAGGCGGTCGGCGAGATCGCCCCATAAAGGTCGCGCGTCACGTTTCTGTCCGCTGAGATCGGCTTCGTCCTCGAGCTTGGGCGGGTTGTTTTTCTAGATTCGCCCCGCCTGCGACCGAAACTACTTCCGGTCGAGCGGCACGGGATTGTCCTGCCTGTAAGTATGGCGCGGATTGATGACAAGGCGTTTGGCTTGTTGCTCCAATTCCCGGCTGTGGTAAAGATCCAGGCACTTGAGAAAATCGAACTTCACATCTTTCGTTTCCGATTCCGCCAGTGGATTACGATAATCACGCGCCAAATAACGATCCACTAATGCGCGTATTACATCCGGACTCTTTTCAAGATCGTAATAGGTCCAATCGCGCAACGCGCTCACGCTGCTTCCGGCGTCGACAGCGGCACGTTGGTCGCCCTTGTATGCATTGGCGATACAGGTGGCCAAGACCATGTCTTTGAAGTTCTGCGCGTACGTTCGCGTTGCCGCTTCAGGAGAAGAATGCGCGATGTCCTTCGCGTCGCTCGCCAATGCGGTCAGAAGTGCCGCGGCCGAAAGAGCGGCCCCGATCATGGCCTTGTTCACGGCAAGCTCCAGAAATTCGCACGGTCGGTGCGATACCTTGCCTCGGGCTCGTTGAAATAACAATGGTCATAGCATGTCTTGCCGTCGAACAGGGTCGCGTGACCCGCGGCGTCTGTCCATCCACTGACTTCGAACAAAACGAGACCTCTTTTGCCTGCCAGTGCACCGCCGCCCGATGGCGGATAGCTGATGACTTCCGGCTGTCCCCACCGTCCCCGGAGGAATGCAATAAGATCTTTAACGCGGAAGAAATACTGGCGCTTATCCGCACCAGAAACAGTCTGGCCAGGCAATCCGGGAATGGCGAACCCGGATTCGTTCAGAATGTAGCTCATCCGCACGGCGCAGGTGTTGCTCCACCGCTGCTTAGGATCGGGATTGTTGATATTTTTTTCGACATAGCCACCGATTACCTGCGCCACTCGGCCCGCTGCGTTCGCGGGATCGTAGATTCGCATCGAAGCCGCCCAGGCGGCGGAAAAAGACGGTCTCCTCATCTGTCCTCTCCTTTTGGGTACAGCCGTCACAGCATCGATTACACGGGTAGTGGCCGCTCGTTACCGCTTCGCTTGGCGCCCCCTCTCAAATGCTTTCGCGATAATACATCACATGAAAGCGAATTGTTAGCAGGTGCACTGAATCGATATTCAGCGCTCATAGCCGTAAGGTTTAACCGTCAAGCTTGAATAGCACGTGCCGCCTTGATAGAAAGGCTCGGTGAAGTTGCGTCGGATGGGGAAACAGCTGGTGAAATATTCCGGCCCAAGCGTTATGCAGCAGAAAAAACAAAACCCGCACGCCATCGACGGCTATGCGGGTTCTATTCGATACTGCCTGCAGCGCGAGACCGGCGAAGCGGCCTCCAACCTTGGTCGCGAACGGAAAATGGTGGGTGCTGAGAGGCTCGAACTCCCGACCTACGCCTTGTAAGGGCGCCGCTCTACCAACTGAGCTAAGCACCCGTTCGCGCTTCCGATGCCAGTGTGATGCACGGCTGACATCGTTCGCTGATTTTGCTGATTGGTGCCTTGTAATAGCCTTGTCAGCGACCTTGATCGGCAACTTGTGCGTTACAGGGCTTCCTAACCAGCGAGCCCGCTAGTTTAGCGCATCTTTCAGTGCTTTGCCAGGCTTAAATTTCGGAACCTTGGCGGCCTTGATCTTGATCGCCGCTCCGGTGCGCGGATTGCGGCCCGTACGCGCGGTGCGCTTGCCGACCGCGAACGTGCCGAAGCCCACAAGCGTCACCGAGCCGCCCTTTTTCAAGGTGTTCTTGACGCCGGCGATGACGGCGTCGAGCGCGCGCCCTGCCGCCGCTTTCGATAAATCCGCTTGTTCCGCGATGTGGTCGATCAATTCCGTCTTGTTCATCCAAACCCCCGAGAATGAATATTGGCATTCCAAACTTGCGCCCCCTGGCGCCGCCCGGCGCCAGGCGCTGAGCCCGCTCATTTAAAGTAGCCGAAACACAGGTGTCAACCGGGATCGGCCCGATCTTCGTAGTCTGGCGCCGCAGTGGAAAAGAAAAAACCCGCGGAGCAGTCGCATCCGCGGGTTCGGGTCGGGCGTCGAGCCGCCACGGCGGCTCGGTCGCTCGCAGGTTCAGTGCTTGACGACTTCGCTCGTCGCCGCGTCCTTCGCGGGCTCAGCCACCGGAGCGGCCTTGGGCTCTTCCTCGGGCAGTGCTTCCGGCACGCGCTCCAGCGCAAGCTCGAGCACACGATCGATCCAGCGCACCGGCACGATCTCGATCGCGTTTTTCACGTTGTCGGGGATCTCGGTCAAGTCCTTCACGTTCTCTTCCGGGATCAGCACGAGCTTGATGCCGCCACGGTGCGCGGCCAGCAGCTTCTCCTTGAGCCCACCGATCGGCAACACTTCGCCGCGCAGCGTGATCTCCCCCGTCATCGCGACATCGGCGCGCACCGGAATGCCCGTCAGCACCGACACGAGCGCCGTCGTCATCGCGATACCGGCAGACGGACCGTCCTTCGGCGTCGCGCCCTCGGGCACGTGGATGTGGATGTCCTGCTTCTCGAACGCCTCGTCCTTCACACCGAGACGGCGCGAGCGCGAGCGCACCACCGAACGGGCCGCCTCGACGGACTCCTTCATGACGTCGCCGAGCGAACCGGTGCGGATCACATTGCCCTTGCCCGGCATCACCGCCGCTTCGATCGTCAGCAAATCGCCGCCGACCTCCGTCCAGGCAAGGCCCGTGACCTGACCGATCTGGTTTTGCTTCGCCGCCAGGCCGAAGTCGTACTTGCGCACGCCCAGGAAGGTGTCGAGGTTTTCGCCGTCCACCTTCACGGCACTGTCGGCCTTCTTCAGCAGTAACATCTTCACGACCTTGCGGCAGATCTTCGACACTTCCCGCTCGAGCGAACGCACACCGGCTTCGCGCGTGTAGTAGCGGATGATGTCGCGGATCGCAGACTCGGTCACGTCGATCTCGCCGTCGCGCAGGCCGTTGTTCTTCTTCTGCTTCGGCAGCAGATAGCGTTGCGCGATGCTGACCTTCTCATCCTCGGTATAGCCAGACAGCCGGATCACTTCCATCCGGTCGAGCAGCGGAGGCGGAATGTTCAGCGAGTTCGACGTCGCGACGAACATCACGTCCGACAGGTCGAAGTCGACTTCCACATAGTGGTCGGCGAACGTGTGGTTCTGTTCGGGGTCGAGCACTTCGAGCAGCGCCGACGAAGGATCGCCGCGGAAATCCATGCCCATCTTGTCGACTTCGTCGAGCAGGAAGAGCGGGTTGCGCACGCCGACCTTCGTCAGGCTCTGCAGGATCTTGCCCGGCATCGAGCCGATGTAGGTGCGACGGTGGCCGCGAATCTCGGCCTCGTCGCGCACCCCGCCCAGCGCCATGCGCACGAACTTGCGGTTCGTCGCGCGTGCGATGGACTGGCCCAGCGACGTCTTACCGACGCCCGGAGGCCCCACGAGGCACAGGATCGGCGCCTTCACCTTGTCGACACGCTGCTGCACCGCGAGGTACTCGAGAATGCGTTCCTTCACCTTCTCGAGACCGTAGTGGTCTTCGTCGAGCACACGCTCGGCATTCGAAAGGTCGTTGTTGACCTTGCTCTTCTTGCGCCACGGCAGCCCGATCAGCGTATCGATGTAATTGCGCACGACGGTGGCCTCGGCCGACATCGGCGACATCAGCTTCAGCTTCTTCAGCTCCGCGTCGGCCTTCTTCTTGGCCTCCTTGGGCATGCGCGCTGCCTCGATCCGCTTTTCGAGTTCCTCGAGATCCGCGCCTTCCTCGCCCTCGCCGAGTTCCTTCTGAATCGCCTTGACCTGCTCGTTCAGGTAGTACTCGCGCTGGCTCTTCTCCATCTGGCGCTTCACACGCCCGCGGATACGCTTTTCCACCTGAAGAATATCGATTTCGGCCTCGAGCTGCGCAAGCAGGTGCTCGAGCCGCTCCACGACCGGGAACATCTCGAGAATGTGCTGCTTCTGGTCGAGCTTGAGCGGCAGATGGGCCGCAATCGTATCGGCCAGACGCCCCGCTTCGTCGATACCGGCGAGCGAAGTCAGGATCTCGGGCGGGATCT encodes the following:
- a CDS encoding type VI secretion system amidase immunity protein Tai4, with the protein product MIGAALSAAALLTALASDAKDIAHSSPEAATRTYAQNFKDMVLATCIANAYKGDQRAAVDAGSSVSALRDWTYYDLEKSPDVIRALVDRYLARDYRNPLAESETKDVKFDFLKCLDLYHSRELEQQAKRLVINPRHTYRQDNPVPLDRK
- a CDS encoding type VI secretion system amidase effector protein Tae4; amino-acid sequence: MRRPSFSAAWAASMRIYDPANAAGRVAQVIGGYVEKNINNPDPKQRWSNTCAVRMSYILNESGFAIPGLPGQTVSGADKRQYFFRVKDLIAFLRGRWGQPEVISYPPSGGGALAGKRGLVLFEVSGWTDAAGHATLFDGKTCYDHCYFNEPEARYRTDRANFWSLP
- the lon gene encoding endopeptidase La, with the translated sequence MSGTQLLPPERITLPLLPLRDVVVFPHMVIPLFVGRPKSIKALEVAMEGGKHIMLVAQKTAAKDEPTEKDMYEVGCIANILQMLKLPDGTVKVLVEGLQRAKTLSIEEQETQFSCEVMPLEPDHADNAETEALRRAIVSQFDQYVKLNKKIPPEILTSLAGIDEAGRLADTIAAHLPLKLDQKQHILEMFPVVERLEHLLAQLEAEIDILQVEKRIRGRVKRQMEKSQREYYLNEQVKAIQKELGEGEEGADLEELEKRIEAARMPKEAKKKADAELKKLKLMSPMSAEATVVRNYIDTLIGLPWRKKSKVNNDLSNAERVLDEDHYGLEKVKERILEYLAVQQRVDKVKAPILCLVGPPGVGKTSLGQSIARATNRKFVRMALGGVRDEAEIRGHRRTYIGSMPGKILQSLTKVGVRNPLFLLDEVDKMGMDFRGDPSSALLEVLDPEQNHTFADHYVEVDFDLSDVMFVATSNSLNIPPPLLDRMEVIRLSGYTEDEKVSIAQRYLLPKQKKNNGLRDGEIDVTESAIRDIIRYYTREAGVRSLEREVSKICRKVVKMLLLKKADSAVKVDGENLDTFLGVRKYDFGLAAKQNQIGQVTGLAWTEVGGDLLTIEAAVMPGKGNVIRTGSLGDVMKESVEAARSVVRSRSRRLGVKDEAFEKQDIHIHVPEGATPKDGPSAGIAMTTALVSVLTGIPVRADVAMTGEITLRGEVLPIGGLKEKLLAAHRGGIKLVLIPEENVKDLTEIPDNVKNAIEIVPVRWIDRVLELALERVPEALPEEEPKAAPVAEPAKDAATSEVVKH
- a CDS encoding HU family DNA-binding protein; the protein is MNKTELIDHIAEQADLSKAAAGRALDAVIAGVKNTLKKGGSVTLVGFGTFAVGKRTARTGRNPRTGAAIKIKAAKVPKFKPGKALKDALN
- a CDS encoding haloacid dehalogenase type II: MKLTDFDTLTFDCYGTLIDWESGIFEGLRPLLDRVKTPLSRDQVLEAHARHESSQQLYTPGKRYQELLPIVYKRVAEEWGVPFTHEECVAYGRSIRNWPAFDDSAAALQYLKQHYRLVILSNIDNESFTYSNAKLRVEFDAIITAEDVGAYKPSPRNFEYMLDKLGARGIRKERILHTAESLFHDHRPANAFGLASCWIYRRHSQEGFGATMNPGEQPAVNFRFNSMAELAKAHQEALLQP